Within the Microcoleus sp. FACHB-68 genome, the region TATCACCGTACTCAGGCGGTCTGACAACAGCCGTTGAAAGCGCTGCAAAGGTTAGATCGGCAGCCGAAAAGCGATCACCCACTAAGTAAGTACGTCCATCTGCCACCAAGTTACCCACAGCTTCAAAGATTTGTCTAATCTGTGCGTGGGCATTAGTAACTGCCTCAGCTTTTTCGTTGATTTGGCGGCGAATCGTGGAGCTAATTAATGGGAATATGAGGGGAAATAATGCTTGTTCGTGGAATGGTACCCCATACAAAAATCGGCGTTTTGCCAGCTTAGGATTATGCAATGTGTAAGAATACTCCCAAATCGGTGTGGCCGTTCCAAGCTGAGTGTTGAATAATACTTCCAACTCCTCAACTTGCTTAAGTAATTCAGGAGCGCAAGGGTACAACTTGGTAGTTTCTGGGGCGATCGTATCCAGATACTTTAAAATATCTTTTGAGTCAGTGAAAACCTGCGCCCCAGCAATCAATATTGGAACAGATTTCCCCCCAACACGACCTGTCGCCATGCGATGAAATAGTGGTGCGTGGCGTTCTTCAATGTAAGAAATATTCAGCCTAGCCAACGCCCATCGCGCTTTTTCACAGTAGTGACTAACAGGAAAAGTAATTAATCGGAATTGGGGTGATAAAGAGTCTGAAGGAGTTGCCATTCTGGGAGGATATCTAAAAAATTTAATGTTAACTCTAGGCAATCATCATTCTAGTTTAGTCAAAGTTTTGAGTATTTTCCATCAGTCCTGGCAGTCTATGTCACCGTTAAGGAAAAGAATGCGGACTTAACTAAGTGTAGCGAGCTGCAATACTAAACACTCCAGCCAGCACTCAAGACACTTACGAGCCAGGATTAAATGCAACTATTAATAGAACCTCTACTTAGCAGCGGTTTCGTGCCTAAAGAGGTGCTGGCAAGAATTTCAGTCTTAGCGTAAGTTTCTGCACGATTGCTACTCAAACCCCAATATCGCCGGCCCGTGCTACTTCTAGTGCTTGGCTCAGTCCAGGTCTTGCAGCTTTGACTCCACTTGCGCCTATCTGAGTAAATCTTTGCACAACCCGCTTGCTGCAAAGCGTCCATTTGCAGGTTCAATTTTTGGTCATCAGTTGAAACTCGCGCGTAGCCGATCAACATGACTTAA harbors:
- a CDS encoding glutathione S-transferase family protein, encoding MATPSDSLSPQFRLITFPVSHYCEKARWALARLNISYIEERHAPLFHRMATGRVGGKSVPILIAGAQVFTDSKDILKYLDTIAPETTKLYPCAPELLKQVEELEVLFNTQLGTATPIWEYSYTLHNPKLAKRRFLYGVPFHEQALFPLIFPLISSTIRRQINEKAEAVTNAHAQIRQIFEAVGNLVADGRTYLVGDRFSAADLTFAALSTAVVRPPEYGDTALALSNLEQLPPKMAEEVRVFREMPAGAFALRLWRSRAAVS